CCGTTCGGGCTCGTGGCGGGGGAGGGGGCGGCCTACCAGCCGCTGACCGAGGACCCGCTGCAGTGGCTGCGCAGCCTGCTGCTGCCGTGGACGGTGCTCGCGCTGCCGCTGGCCGCCGCGAGCCTGCGCCTCACGCGCTCCGGCCTGCGCGAGGTCGCGGGCGCCGACTTCCTGCAGACCGCGCGGGCGAAGGGGCTCGACGAGCGCACGGTGGTCCGGCACCACGCGCTGCCCGTGGCGACCGCGCCGGTGCTCACCCTGGCCGGCGCGAACATGGCACTGCTCGTCATGAACGTCATCCTCGTCGAGCAGGTCTTCGCGGTGCCGGGGGTGTTCCGGGAGACGCTGCGCGCGGTGCGCGTCGGCGACTTCGAGTCGCTGCAGGGTCTCGTGCTCGTCGGCGCGCTGCTCGTCGTCCTGGCCAACACGGCGGTGGACCTCGTCGCGCGCCGGCTGGACCCGCAGGTGCGCTGAGGCGGACTAGAGTCGCGCCGTGGGGGACGAGGAGCGCGTCCGGTGGGCGACGAGCGGGGGCGCGAGCATCGCCTACCGCACCATCGGCGACGGGCCGATCGACCTGCTGTTCCTCCCGGGGATCCTGTCCCACATCGAGGTCGTGCTCGAGGAGCCGGGCGTCGAGCGCTTCTACCGCCGGCTTTCGCGCGCGGGCCGCGTCGTGCTCATGGACCGGCGCGGCTCCGGGCTGTCGGACCCCGTGTCGGGGTCCGACCTGCCGCTGGCCACCGAGGTCACCGACATCGAGGCGGTCCTCGACGACCTGGGCACCGACCGGGCCGTGCTGTTCGCCTACACGACGAGCGCCTCGCTGGCGGTCACGTTCGCGGTGCGGCGTCCCGAGCGGACCCTCGCGCTGCTGCTGTACGGCGCGCAGGTCGTCCCGACGCGCGACGAGGAGGCGCCGTGGGCGCTGACGCGCGAGGAGCGCGACGCGCAGATCGCGGCCACCGCGCGGATGTGGGGCACGGGGGAGACGCTCGACCTCCTGGCGCCCGGCGCGGCCGACCAGCCGCAGCTGCGCACGTGGCTCGGGCGGCTCGAGCGCCTGTCGATGACGCCGCGCGGCTTCG
The DNA window shown above is from Conexibacter sp. SYSU D00693 and carries:
- a CDS encoding ABC transporter permease, which encodes MQALVVFLLRRLVGLVAVLAGATALTHALLRVLRPDLFGDDLGVVRGTLEKLERVFLHLDLGRGGVSNRPVLDLMLEGLPADAALVAGGLLLGLLGGLAAGAVAARGPRWRSVALQALALVALCAPVYWVALVANRAFFPGFGWIPFGLVAGEGAAYQPLTEDPLQWLRSLLLPWTVLALPLAAASLRLTRSGLREVAGADFLQTARAKGLDERTVVRHHALPVATAPVLTLAGANMALLVMNVILVEQVFAVPGVFRETLRAVRVGDFESLQGLVLVGALLVVLANTAVDLVARRLDPQVR